The genome window ACAATATAGGATTTTCAGGTAAGCGTATAGAGTATATTTATTATTGCAGGGGACCTGGCTGCAAGGCTGTAATTTTAATGTGACCTGTAACAAAATATTCAGCAAAAGAGTGCTTTAAATCATTTTTATAAAAAGAAAGGGTAAAGTTATACagcataacataagaaataggtgcaGAGAAGACCATACAGCCCATGgagctgctccatcattcattatgatcatggctgattttgggcTTCAACTCCTTTTCACACCagttcccatatctcttgattctcTGAGAAACCATATCAGAACCATAAATATATGGCAcgttcacaactctctgggatAACAATACCTCCTCAGAATCTCAAATTTTAATTTTACTTTCCCTTACACATGCTGATGAATTTGCCgtgcatttcctgttttatttcacaattatggtgtggaattctcccccaaaaatttgaAATGCCGAATTCGAgtcaaaactggagtaaatcctgctggcaaTGCCCTCGGGGTACCCCCTCCCCTTACCTCCGACTTCCTTGGGGGACCTCCAtggcccccccccttcactcctgtggggtcaggccgccagcttcCCGTTCGTGGGAACTGTTGTAAATCCCGCTGGATACacgtggaggccatggcgcccagcgggaaaccTGCTAACGCCCTCTGCTTGTGTCTCccggcagcgcagcgggctgggagaatcgcccccataatttTTTATCTAGAATAATTTTCCTATTAAAATTAATAGAGGTACAGTGTCTCAAAGCCGACAACCTTGCCCAGAGGCCTTGCCAGATTTTGGATCCTGTCAGACTTTGGGTTGGGCAGTTCAGACAATGACAGGTCAGGTGGAAtcaagggtcacttgcagtgcagGAATAGACCGGCGCGTAAGTGGCGAAGCAGGTAACTAGTTGAATGTCACGCCAATGCAGTGCATAGGTAAATTGTCCAGATAAGATTTATTTTTACTCAATTAAAATTGATGGATGGCACATTCTAAAAATGTCTGATTTTTGGACAGCCAGATTTGAGACACTGTACCTACAGTGTTAATAACTGCTCCTTTTTAAATGAGGTAACTAATGTTTGGTTAATCAAGAATATATAAGAAACTGTTTGCTGAATCATGTATATTTCTTCAATTTTAAATCCTTTTGATTATGTTCATCTTTGCCTTTATTCTTTCTATAATGTTTTCCAGGTGTTGTTGTCCATCAGGAATCAATCTGTGCTACATTTGGAAGTGGCTTAAGCAGTGCTTGTGTTATAGATGTCGGAGAACAGAAGACCAGTGTATGTTGTGTAGAGGATGGAGTGTCGCAGCGAAATACCAGGTCAGGCCGACGCTTCACTTTCAAAGGTGGATTAAAGATTTTTGATTCATAGGTCCAAACTCAATTAACAAAGTAACCAGTGGGGTATCCAAACTTGCTGTGCATTTTATCTGAGGAAGTGTTTGAACATGAGCgttgatttttaatcagtcacaGATTACAGAAAGGAAATATCTGCAATCCCGATATTTAAGGTCTCAATCATTTGGTGTACAACTCAACATATTAGTCTGATATGCTAACAGTTTAATGTATGCCACTTTCAATATGAAATACAGCTCCATATTCTTAAATAGTTTTGCAATCTGACTTGCCTTTTTGGTCATGAATTGTCCTAATGTTTTCCTGATATTAACAGCACTGCCACAACTTGCAGCTTTAAGTCACAGTGATGACAGTTGATAAAGAGTAGATGCTCCAGTGCTGCTGTAATGTCAAAAGAAAGTCTTGTTTTGAAATCTGCTACAGGTGGCACAGCAGCAAAAGTATTGGATAGTTGCTGAGGACTTACTTGTATTCCAGTGGTGACTGACATTTTCAGTTGGACTTCATTCAAAAGGTCATATTTACCAGTTTGGTCTGACACATTTGAGGATAAATATTATATGCCTTTTCACTCTTTGTGCAAGGAGTTTCCATGACTGGATTATTCTGACCATGTAACAAAGGTTGATGGTGCAGATTTGGGATGGGGCAACAAAGTGGGGTTGAAGTGCACACTGGCACCTCTGTACATGTGCACTAATATCCATGGAGATGTGCGTTCTTGGCTGTTCTTCAActtgttttaatttttaaaaacttatttggCTTTATTGAGCTAGGCACTAATGCAGGAATtcttaaagggcggcacggtagcacagtggttagcactgctgcttcacagcttcaggaacctgggttcgattcccggcttgggtcactgtctgtgtggagtttgcacattctcctcgtgtctgcgtgggtttcctccgagtgctccggtttcctcccacagtccaaaggtgtgcgggttaggttgattggccatgcccaaaTTGccgttagtgtcctgggatgcgtaggttagagggattagcgggtaaatatgtagggatatgggggtagggcctgggtgggattgtggtcggtgcagactcgatgggctgaatggcctctttctgtgctgtagggtttctaagattctaagaatatTTTTGTaatttgttttttatttgttcatgggatgtgagcatcactaacAAGCATTTGGTGTCTGTCCCTAATTACCCTTacgatggtggtggtgagctgccttcttgaactgctgcagcctatGTGGTAtgggctgttagggagggagttccaggattttgactcagtgacagtgaagaaggagtgatatgtttccaagccaAGATGCTGTTTGACTTGGAGAGGACTTGAATGTGGCGGCATTCCCGGGCATCTAATATCCTTGTCTTTCTGCGGTAGAAGTTCCAGGTTTGAACAATGCTGTTgaaggggccttggtgagttgatGTGTTGCATCTTGTAGAGGGTACACTGATGCCAATGTGTGCCAGCGGTGGGAGAATGAATACTTTAGGTGGTGGAAGGGCACTGATCAAGCGGGCTTCAGGGAGAGTTTTCTTCAAAATCAGTTTGATTAGATTTCTACATTTTTAATATTGTGTCACTTATAAACATGGATACCGGACGGTATTGTTGACTGATTTCTCTATGTCTGGCAGGTTGCGTTTGGCATATGGAGGATCTGATGTGACCAGATGTTTCTTCTGGCTTATGCAGCGGTCTGGCTTCCCTTATAGAACTTGCCAACTATTCAATCGAATGGACTGTCTTCTTCTTCAGCAGCTTAAAGAGACATTTTGCCATCTAGACCAGGTCAGACTTGGCTCCAATAAAAGTTCAAATAGGTAAAAagtaagttttaaaagtttacctCGGTCATCCGGAGACCCACGAAAatctccctttgtgtccaatattCTGCTCTCAGATAAATGCAGGGCTGGACGAAAAGACTGCTTTCATTCCAACGTATGGGTATGCCATTGGAATAATGTTATATAAATGACACCTTGTCAAGCATGGCTTGAGTCTTCGTagaataacaacaacttgcatttatatggccctTTTAACTTGGTATGATGATCCATATGTTATCAAGCAACATATGGCGTGGAGCCCCAAAAGGAGATGCAAGAGAGatagagaagtggagaggtttagggatgaAATTCCTTAATTTGGGGTCTTGGCTGCACAGCTCCTGATggtagagtgattaaaatcagggatgctcacgagaccagaattggaagagcacaGAGATCCCAGTGATTGTAGAACTGGAGGAAATTACGGAGATCGGAAGAGGTGaatccatggaggaatttgaaactgaggatgagaattttaaatcagGTTTTTGAGGGCCAGTATAGGTTAGCGAAAGCAGGAGTTGTGGGTAAACAGAACTAGGTGAGTTTACAGAGAATAGTActgctgtgctgtacttttctttgttcttaccaGCCATGTTCAATGGAATAGTCAAGAATAACCTTTTAAAATACTTAATTTCACCTTGCATGTTTTTCCAAACCCCAtattaaaaaacattttttattaATCAGGATACAAGATTGTGAACCGGATTAAAGTGGGAGTTTCTCAGGTCCAATTTCACCCATTATGGCATCTTGCCCCCCCACACCCAACTCTCAGCCTCCCAAAATTTTAAGGGAGATGATTTGATGACAACATTTGAATGCTGATGTTAAATTGGAAGTTTTATAAAGGTGTGGAGTAAAACTTTGCTCTTGTCCCATTTCACTAAACAGGATATCTCTGGCATTCAAGATCATGAATTCAAAGTCCGCCAACCAGATTCTCCCGCATTATTATTCCAGTTGCGACAAGGAGATGAAAAGCTGCAGGTGACCGAAACGTGTATTTTAAAGATACTTCCTTTGAGTAACTTTATCATTTGTTATGAAAGAAGAATTGCAGTCTGTCTCCTAAAGAAGAATTTCAAGTTCAGTCTGAGCTCATTTGGTCAAAATTGAGGACTCAATTTctttgtccgaaagacgtgctggttaggtgcattggccatgctaaattctccctccatgtacccgaacaggcgccggagtgtggcaactaggggattttcacaataactccattgcagtgttaatgtaagcctacttgtgacactaaaaaaataaactttaaaaacttctttGATGGGCGCTTGGGGATTTTGGCTTGTAACCTTCCATTCAGCTGCTAATTCAGAACCAGATAAGACAAACAATTTTGAGCTATGAATGCCAGTTAATAAATGTAATATTCACACACAATAGGCACCAATGGCACTGTTTTATCCAGCTATGTTTGGAATTGTGGGACAGAAGATAACCTCATTGCAACACAGGTCTCATGGTGATTCAGAAGACCCACATGATGAACATTACTTAGTGGCAACACAGAGTAAACAGGAGCAGGTGAGGATTATTAATTTAGTAATACTTAACAGAAAAGTTTGTTTAAATTGACAGATATGCAGTAAAATATAGGAGGGACAAGTAGATCCTTTTTTATTGCAAAATAATATATTAGTTTGCTAAAGAACCTGCAGAGACAATAATGGTTTTGTACTTGTAAAACCTTTGAACTAGTTACACATTTTATACCAAGCCATTTAATGTGTTACTACTGCTACTGCCTTAGGCTGCCAAAGCTATTGCCGAGAAGAAAGCTTTAGCTAAGTATGCTGGATTTGAAGGAGAATCAGGTGCTCAGAATACCGACAGTGCAGAGAAGAGTCATTCTCATGAATTAGAACTTGGAACCTCTCAGCATGATTGCCTGTTGGGCGGAAATGATTCTGAGGATCTCCCAGCAGCTCTGTTGGCCAGAAAAACAACTGTATCACAATTTGAAGGAAAGGCTTTGGGGCTCGATAAATCAATACTGCATAGTATTGATTGCTGTGGTAAGAATAACTATGAAAgttttataaaaataaacaatAGACATTAAGTTGAAAACTGATTTCAATCCTTGTAACATTTACAGGACGGTATGCTTTAAAGCAAAAAGTAAATAGCATTTTGGGTCATCAAACACAAGGATAATGATTACTGTGCCGTTTTGGACATCTCATAGGAAAAACATTAAAGCtatagagattttccagcattcactAGATAATTCCTGAAATGGGCAACTAGAATTAAACTTGAGATGTTTTGAATGTTTTCAATGCAGCAGAGAAGCGAGGAGGAGATTTAAGAAGAGTTTTGCTTCAACATTATGAAGGATTTTTTTGAGTGGTTGGGGAAATATCATTTCCTCTGGCTCGGATGTCAATGACGAGGGATCATCAGTTTAAAATGATCACAGAATGAGGGCAGATGTTACAAAAAATTCTTAATGTGGGGCATTGGTGGCCTACAGAATACTTTGTCACAGATAATGGTTAAGCAAAGACCCTAGCACTTCTGAGGGAAAAGTTGTATAAATATTTGAATAACaattactggatgagcagaaatttcttccaattaaatattatAACATTGAAGCATTGTTTCTGGTCCCCGCTCTATGCGCCATTCCCGAACTaataactccatccctctcgctggCAACAGCCTGAGATTATGCCCGTCTATTTGCAACCTTGATTCGGGGGTGAAATTCTGGCCTCATTATTGTGCCCATCACTATGACCAATTCCGCTCATTTCCATCTCTATAGCATCACCTAACTGCACCTCCCTCAACCCTCCATCTCGGCTCAGGTGCTGCTGCAACCCTCCGGTCTAGTTTACCTCTAAACTCAGCTATGCCAAAGCACTCCTGGCTGATCTCCTAATTctatcctccataaacttgaagtAATCCAAAATGCTACTGCTTATATCTTGACTCgcatcaagtcctgttcaccaCGACCCCTGTGCTCACGAATCTACATTGACTACTGATCAAACAACATGTTGATTTTTATAATTCTCATCGTCTTTTCAAAACCTCGCTCATCCCTTTGTAATATCCCCCAACCCTACAATGCtgcaagatatctgtgctcctctaattctggtcccTTGTgcaaattgctccaccattggccatgctttcagttgcctaggcccccattaatcaaatggcctcctcctgtgctgggtggttctatgattctaaacttcaACAAAGAGCTATTTGAGTCATTTATATGTGATTTATAAGCATACGGTTAGAAATATGTTTAAGTTGACTTATAGCAATTAAGTGACACATTGTACTTGTAAATGCTATCTCATGGAGCAATCAAGCTCAGGTTTCTGTCTGACGTCCCAAACTTATAGAGTTATTTTTGTGAAATTACAATAATCAAATAATTAAACTTGCCATGAATCTGATTGTTGAACTAAGTTTGATTATGTAACTCTTAATGGATTCATTCACTAAAATTGTTTTGAACAAAAGCTCCTTATACAATTCGAGAAATAAACATTCTCTTGGTATTGGACATCACATAAGAAAAAAATGTACATTTTCAGGCTCTGAtgaaacaaaaaagaaaatgTACAGTTCCATTTTGGTGGTTGGAGGAGGCCTAATGTTCCACGGGGCTCAAGAATTTTTACAACACAGAATTCTCAACAAGATGCCACCATCATTCCGCAGAATAGTAGAGAATGTTGAAGTTATCACAAGACCCAAGGTgagaaaaatatatataatgTTGTACCAAAGTGTTACATAGTATAGTTATTAAAAGGTCTGTTTAAATCTCCGTCTGATCAAGATTGCTGACAGATTAGAAGGCCATCAAAGACGCATGGTTTTACatagtttttatttattctttcatgagatgtgtgtcactggcaaggtcaacatttccATAGAATCGCaatagtacagaaggagcccatgcggcccatcgagtctaaccccacgcatttaccctgctaatctccctgacattagggtcaatttagcatggccaatcaacctaacccgcacatctttggactatgggaggaaactggagcacccggaggaaacccacgcatacacgggaagaatatgcaaactccacacagacagtgacctgacaccggaattgagcccaggccctggcgctgtgaggcagcagtgctaaccactgtgccaggtttTATAAGGTTGTTACccatcctaattacccttgagctgagtggcttgccacaCCACTTCAGATGTTAGTTCAGAGTTGACCACagtgctatggatctggagtct of Mustelus asterias chromosome 3, sMusAst1.hap1.1, whole genome shotgun sequence contains these proteins:
- the actr8 gene encoding actin-related protein 8 isoform X1 — protein: MTQVEQDNGKEKEKEKEKEQRGVKRPIVPAGIPESVLEPIQSNFIVVIHPGSSTLRIGRAADTLPVGVPHVIARRHKQPGQIRYEDPWLQRDGLNKPESNEQRQNGLKMVDQAIWSKKMSNGARRIPAPPDQVRAYNKQMRSAVLDTNSGVRWTNTSHQPEFLVGEEALYVNPSDCYNVHWPIRRGQFNLHAGPGGSLTAVLADLETIWTFAIQKFLEIPCKDLKYYRCILLIPDIYNRQHVKELINLLLNNIGFSGVVVHQESICATFGSGLSSACVIDVGEQKTSVCCVEDGVSQRNTRLRLAYGGSDVTRCFFWLMQRSGFPYRTCQLFNRMDCLLLQQLKETFCHLDQDISGIQDHEFKVRQPDSPALLFQLRQGDEKLQAPMALFYPAMFGIVGQKITSLQHRSHGDSEDPHDEHYLVATQSKQEQAAKAIAEKKALAKYAGFEGESGAQNTDSAEKSHSHELELGTSQHDCLLGGNDSEDLPAALLARKTTVSQFEGKALGLDKSILHSIDCCGSDETKKKMYSSILVVGGGLMFHGAQEFLQHRILNKMPPSFRRIVENVEVITRPKDMDPRLIAWKGGAVLACLDTTQELWIHQREWQRFGVRMLRERAPFVW